Below is a window of Streptomyces genisteinicus DNA.
TGCCCCAACTGCCACGCGGTCAAGACCCGCGGCCGGACCCGGGAGAGCCTGCGCGCCGTCCTGCTCGACGTCGCCCGCAGCCGTCACGACGCGATGGGCGGCGGCTGAGGGCTTGCACAGATCAAGGTGCTGCTTCCCTGCAAGCCCTTGGGCTGCCCCCGTGAACTGCCACCGCGACCGCGGGCCGCACGGGTTCCGGTAGGTCCGCCAGGAGAGTCCTGGCGGACGCTGCCGAGGAGTCGCCATGTCGCGCACCGCCCGTCACGTCCGCCCGTCCGAGCCCCGGGAGGACGATCCCGCGTGGCGCCGGGTCGTCGTGTACGACCTGCGCCACAGCTCCCGTGTGCTCGCCGACGCCGCGCGGGAGGGGCGGCGGGCCCGGCCCGAGCGGGTACGCCGGTCGGTGGCCGTGTACAGCTTCCTCCGGTCGCAGGGCGACCGGTCGATCGGTACCGCCGCCCTGATCGAGGAGCGCCGTGCCCGCACCCGGCTCAGGACGGCGACGGTGGCGCTGCTGCGCGCCGTCAACGTGCCCGCCGGGCCCGTCCGGGCGGCCGGCGCCGACACCGTCGACGTGCCGCGCGTGCGTCACCGCCACAGCGCGCTGTGGTGAGCGGCCCGCGCCGTGCGGGAGCTGGGGTGAACGCCACGGCCCGTGCCGTTCACCGCAGGGCCTGCACGGCGTACAGCAGCCCGGTGCCGACGGCCATCACCCCCAGCAGGAGCCGGAGTCCGGTCTCGGGCAGCCGGGGCTGGAGGCGTGCGCCGAGGTACCCGCCGGCGAGTCCGCCGAGCCCGCAGGCCACGCCGAGGAACCAGTCGGGTGCCACGGAGCCCGGGGTGGTGAGGGCGAGCAGGGCGTAGGCGGCGGCGCCGACGACGGAGGTGACGAAGGTGCAGGCGAGGGCGGCCGGGGCGACACGGGCGACCGGCATGCCGCGTCCCACCAGCAGCGGGCCGAGCAGGGAGCCGCCGCCGATCCCGTAGATCCCGCCGACGACGCCGACGGCCGCGGCGAGGAAGGTCGTGGCCCGGGGCGACGGCTCTCCGCCGCTGCCGGACGGCGGGCGCCCGGCGGGCGTCGTCGGCGCGACGGCGGGACGGGCGGGGCGCAGGGTGCGGGCGCAGAGCCAGACGCCCAGCGGCAGCAGCAGCGCCGCCACGAACAGGCGGAACACCACCGGTCCCGGCACCGCGTACACCCGTACCGCGGCTCCCGCGACGACACCGGGCACGGCGCCGGCGACGAGCAGCCTGGTGAGCGGGCCGCGCAACTGCCCGCTCCCCCGGTGCCGCAGCAGTGCCCCGGGGCCGGCGACCACGTTGTAGAGGAGGTTGGTCGGGGTGACCGCGGGGCTGGGGACACCGAGCAGGCTGACCTGCACGGGCAGCAGGAACACCGCTCCGGACACCCCGACGGGCGCGGTGACGACAGAGATCAGCAGCCCGGCCGCGAAGCCGAGCAGTCCGTCCGCCCACGTCATGTCCCGCTCTCCGCCCTTCCGTCCCCGGTACGGTGCCGAGCCGCCTCGCGATCGACACCCCAAGACCGTTGCTCACCAGCACAGTTGGTCTAGGTTGGTGCCCAGCACCTGCCTCGCCCCGAAGGAGACGTACGCGTGTCAGACCACGACCCCCAGCTTGCCGCCGCCGACATACGTGCCCGCATCGACACGAGCAAGCCGCACTCGGCCCGCTTCTGGAACTACTTCGTCGGCGGCAAGGACAACTACCAGGTCGACCGCGACACCGGCGAGCAGATCAAGGACATCTTCCCCGGTCTCGTCGACGTGGCCCGCACCAGCCGTCAGTTCCTGGGCCGGGCCGTCCGCCATCTCGCGGGCGAGCAGGGCGTGCGCCAGTTCCTGGACATCGGGACCGGGCTGCCCACGGCCGACAACACCCACGAGGTGGCGCAGCGCACGGCCCCGGACTCGCGGATCGTGTACGTCGACAACGACCCGATGGTCCTCGCGCACGCGCGGGCGCTGCTGACCAGCACGCCCGAGGGGAAGACGGCGTACCTGGACGCCGACCTCTACTCGCCCGACGACATCCTGAAGGCGGCCGCGGACACCCTGGACTTCTCCCAGCCGGTCGCCCTGATCATCCTCAACACCCTGGGCCACGTGGCCGACCACGAGGAGGCCCGTCGCCTGGTCTCCCGTCTGATGGCGGGCCTGCCGTCGGGCAGCTACCTGGTGATCAGCGACTCCACGGCCACCAGCGACGGCATGATCGCGGCGTCGAACGCGTACAACGAGAGCGGCGCGATCCCGTACCACGTGCGTCCCGTGGAGCAGATCGCCGGCTTTTTCGACGGTCTGGAGATCGTCGAGCCGGGCGTCGTCCCCGTGACCGAGTGGCGTGCGGACGCCGACTCCGCCTACGACGGCCCGGCGGTGGACGCCTACGGCGCCGTCGCGCGCAAGCCGTAGTCGCGGACCCGCCCCCCGGACGGCGGCCGTCCCGGGGGCGGCGGCCGCCGTCCGGTCACCGGCCGGTGCGCGCCGGACACAGCGCGCAGGACACGGCGTAGCGAGCCCCGCGCGGCGGACACCGCTCGGCGGGGCCCCGCGTGGCGCGTCGCACGCGCCTTCCGCCGGGTGCCCGCCGCCGCCGCACCGGGCCGCCGCGAGGCACGCGGTGCGCAGCGCTCAGCGCGCCACGAACTGCGTCAGGATGCCCTGCACCTCGTAGATGTCGACCCCCTTGGTGAAGGTCTTCTCCACCGGCGCCGGCATGCCGGATATCCAGATCTTGAGCTCGGCGTCGAGGTCGAAGGTCCCCGCCGTCTCCACGGCGAAGTGCGTGATGCTGCGGTACGGGATCGAGTGGTACTCCGTCTTGCGGCCGGTGATCCCCTGCTTGTCGACGAGCAGCAGCCGCCGGTCGGTGAAGATGATGGTGTCCCGGATCAACTGGTACGCGGCCTGCACCTGTTCGCCGTGCCCGAGCAGCCGCGCGTAGTCCTGCTGCGCCTGGCCCGGGTTGACGGTGTGTGCGTTGCCGAAGAGTGCCATGGTTCCCCACCGGTTCGTCGTCGTCGGTCCCTTCGACTGTAACCGGCAGGTACGACAACTCCCGTTCCGTGACCGTACGGTCGACGGAGCAGGACCGGAACGGGACCTCCGCCCCCTCCCCGGCGGCCGCCGGGGTCAGTGCCCGCCGAGTCCGGGCAGGCAGGTGCCGTCCTTGGTGCGTCCGATCACCTCGGCGGACGCGGTGCCCGTGCTGCCGACGCCGCCGTTGACGCACACCTTTCCCTCGCCGCCGCCCACCAGGGCGTCACGGAGCGGGTCGAAGCTGTGCACCCGCAGTTCGATCCGCTCCTCGGGGAGCCCCAGGGCGCCGGCGGCCGCGGCGCGCAGGCCGTCCTGGGTGGTGCCGGTGCCGGCGAGCCGCTTCAGGACGGCGGCGAGCGCCTCCGCCCGGGGCGCGGCGTCCCGCCGCTGCTCCTCGGTGATCGGCACCGGTTCGCGGTAGCCGTGGTTCTCCTTCTGCCGCTGGTTCCAGTCGAAGGTGATGCACGGGGACGGCGCGGCCGGCTGCTCCTCGGGGAGCGGGCAGAAGCCCTTCGGTTCACCGGAGCCCCGGACGGCCGGTCCGGGCCCGGACGCGCGGGGCTCCGACGCCGGGTCGGCGCAGCCCGACACCGTGAGGCCGAGCAGGACGAGGGCGAGTGCGGCGGATGCGACACGCGGAAGCGGCATGAACGGATCATGACATGCCCGTGCGGCGGCCGGAGCCGCCGACGGGGGCGCGATACCCACGGGGCTCGCCCGGCTCATCAGGCCCGCGGCGCACCACGCGTAAGGTGCGAAACAGAGAACAAGCACACATACCTGACACTCGTCCCAGAGAAGAGGCATGCCATGAAGTTCGCCGTCCTCGGTGGAACCGGACTCATCGGCTCACAGGTCGTGAAGAACCTCGGCGCGGCCGGTCACGAGGCCGTGCCGCACTCCCCCTCCACGGGCGTGGATCTCATCAGCGGGGCGGGGGTGGCGGAGGCCGTCACGGGCGCCGACGTCGTCGTCAACCTCACCAACTCCCCCACCTTCGACGACGCCTCCCCCGCGTTCTTCCGCACCTCGATGGAGAACCTTCTCGACGCGAGCGCGCGGGCGGGCGTCGGGCACGCCGTCGTGCTCTCCATCGTCGGGGTGGACCAGGTCCCCGAGCTGTCCTACTACCGGGCGAAGACGCTCCAGGAGGACCTGCTCAAGGCCGGCCCCATCCCGTACTCGATCGTCCGCGCCACGCAGTTCATGGAGTTCGTCGACGCCGTGCTGTCCTGGACCGCCGACGGCGACACCGTCCGCCTGCCGCGCACCCCCATCCAGCCGATCGCCGCGGCCGACGTCGCCGCGGCCGTCACCGAGGTCGCCGCGGGCGCTCCGCTGAACGGCGTCCTCGACGTGGGCGGCCCGGACGTCTACCCCCTCGACGACCTCGGCCGCCTCACCCTCTCCGCCAAGGGCGACAAGCGCTCCGTCGTGACGGACGACTCCGCGGGCATGTTCGCCGCCGTGCGCGGCGACGTGCTGACCACCCGGGACGGCGCCCGCATCGCGGCCACCCGCTACACCGACTGGCTCGCCTGAGCGCGGGCGGCTCCGAGGCCTCAGTCCGGCGCGCCCCGGCACCGCGATTCCCGCCCGGCGCGCCCGCCCCCGCCCGCCGCACCCCGGCACCGCGAGTCCCGGCCGCCCCCGCGAGTCACGGCCGGACGCGGCCTACTCGCAGCCGACCCCGTCGCCGTCGCGGTCCAGGTGCCTGCCGTACCCCGGGTCCCCCGCCCGGATCGGATCGGCGCCGGCGGCGCGCACCGCGGTGCAGTTCGCGTACGAGACGGCCCCGCCGCCCGACCCCGAGCCGCCGCTGCCGTCGTCGTCGCCCCCGCCGCCCCCGGCGGGGGCGACCGTGACCCGCACGGTCCGCGTCGCCGTCACGGTCACCTCCGGAGCCGGCTCCGGCGTGGCCGTGACCGTCTCCGTCGCGGCGGGCGCCGGTGCGTCCGCGGTGGCGGTGACCGTCGCCGTCACCGTCGGAGCGGGTGCGGCCTTGCTGCTGGCCGCGTTGTCCGTGGCCGCCTCGCCGTCCGGTCCGGCGGCCAGGCCGATGAGGAACACCACGACGGCGGCCGGGAGAACTATGCGCTTGCGCGCCCACTTCGGACGCCCGGACGGCGGCGCGGGCGGCGGCGTCCCGGGACCGGCGGGAGCGGGCGGCTGCCCCCAAGGCGGCGGCTGGGACGGCGGGTTGTACGACATGAGGCCCCCAAGAGCTCGTGCGAGGAGCCGACCGTAACGGAAGTGCCGTGGAATACCGGCCAGTTTCGTCACATAGGCAACTACTTCTCGCCGAACACTCCACGGCGGCCGCCTCCCGGCGCCTCCTCTCCCCGCGCCCCTGCCCGGGGCCGGGCCGGCCGGGACGGCGCCCCGGGGCAAGCCCCCGCCGCCGTCCGCCTCACCAGCCCAGGAGTTCGGGGTGCGGACAGGGCTCCGGGACGTCGCCCGGCCGGTCGGCCCACTGCCACCAGACATGGCGGGCGGGGCACCCCCACACACCGCGGCAGACGCGCTTGCCGTCCTCCTCCCGCCGGCACAGCGCGAAGCCGCCGAACCGCATCGGCTCGGCACACGAGGGGCACAGGGGCGGCTGATCTGAGGTCACACCCGGACGGTACGCCGCCCGCGACCGCCGCGCACGGCCCCCGCAACTCCCGCCCCGCGGCCGGGAACAGACCGCCTCCGCCGTACAACCCTCGGGACCGAAGGCGAGTCTCACCGGGCAGCGCGCGCCAGCAGGATCACCGTTCGTTCGCCCTCTCCAGGAGGAACAACTCTTGATTTCCGCACGCACCGCCCCTCGCGGGGTCTCCGCTGCGATCACCACCGTCCTCGCTGTCACGCTCGGCGCGGGCGCCCTCGCCGCCCCGGCCGCCGCATCGCCCCTGCCCGCCGCCGCCCCGGCCGAGGCGGGCACCCGCCAGGCCCCCGTCCCGTACCCGGTGAACGGCTACTTCCACGCGGCCGGGGAGACCGGGTTCCTGACCGGCAGGCCGTACAGCGGCCAGGAGTTCCGGTGGACCCGGTTCGCCGACGGCTCGACGACCACCGTCAACGCCTCCGTCGTCGACTCCACCGGCACCGACGTCATCATGTCCGGGCTGGGACGGACCCTCCGCCGCTCCCTGGTCGTCACGCTCCACGACATGGCCGACGGCGGCAGGACCGTCACCATCGACCTCGGGCCGCTGAACGGCGTCTACGTACGGGCCGTTTCCCGGGACACCGTCCTGGCGGAGTTCACGAAGCCGGACGGTTCCGTCGAGCTGCGGCTCGTCACCCGCACCGGCGACACCGTCACGCAGCGGACGATCGACGGCATCCCGCCCGGGGCGTCCAACATCACCGCCACCCCCGTGCGCGACGGCTCGGTCCTCGTCGACTACTACCTGAAGAGCGCGGGCACCCCCGCGGACTGGCGGACGCAGTTCGCCGTGGTGGACCTCGCCGCCGCCGAGGTGGTCTCGACCCACGAGACCGAGGCGTACGGCAGCACCCTCGGCGAGTACAGCGCGCTCTCCGCCACCCACCTGGCCTGGGCGGCCGAAGGCGGGACGTACCACACCGTGGACCGCGCCACCGGCACCGAGTCCGTCACCGACTTCGAGCTCTGGGAGGGCGAGCGCATGGCGGTCGCCCTGCTGGACTCCTGGACGATGTACGGCCAGGCATCCACCCTCGAGGGGAACGGCACGGGCGACACGCGCAAGCTGGTCCCCTTCACGGCGAAGTCCCAGGCGTCCGGCGAGACCGTCGAGCTCCTCGACTACGTCAACACGGTCAGACCGGGCGCCGGCAACACGCTGTTCGCGCGCGGCGGCACCGTGGCACAGGGCGAGGGCCTCTACCGGATCGCCCTCGGCGCGGACGGCAGGCCGGCCGCCGAACTGGTCGCCTCCACCGGGCAGCCGACACGGCTCGTCCACCACGGCCCGCAGATCATGCACACCGTCGACGTCACCTCCCCGATCCCGCTGAAGTGGAAGCTCTCCCGGGAGAACGCGGACGTCGACCTGACGATCAGGCACCGTGCCACCGGCGAGTCCTTCCGGAAGACACTGCACCTGTACAGCGAGTCCGCCGGCAGCGAGTACTACTACGGCGACGGGGTCTTCGGCATCACCTGGGCGCAGATCGCCGCCGAGTCCCAGATGGGACGGGACGCCGAACCCGGCGAGTACGAGTGGTCGTTCACGGCCCGCCCGCAGAACGGCGTCGGTCCCGACGTGGAAGCCACCGGCACCTTCGCGGCGGCCAGGGGCCTGTCCACCCACCACGACCTCGACTGGAACGGCAGCCCCGACCTGCTGGCCCGTGACGCCCAGGGCGTGCTGTGGAAGCAGTCCACCTCGTACGACTCCGCGCGCAAATCGCTCGTGGCGCCCCACGGGCCCGACCGGATCGGCGGCGGCTGGCAGGTCTACGACCGGATCGAGACCGTCGGCGGCGTCGGCACCGGTTCCGCCGACTTCGTCGCCCGGGACACGAGCGGCGTCCTCTGGTTCTACGACGTGACCGGCAACGGCTACCGGGCGACGTTCGCGGCCCGCAAGTCCCTGGGCGGCGGCTGGAACACGTACGACCGGATCACCGGCGGCAGCGACCTCAACCGCGACGGCAAGGCCGACCTGGTGGCCGCCGACAAGGCCGGCGCCCTCTGGCTCCACCCCGGCACCGGGAACACCGCCGCCCCGTTCGCCAAGCGGCAGAAGATCGGCACCGGCGGCTGGGACGCGTACAACCAGATCACCGCCACGGGCAACATCGGCGGCGACCTGCCCGGTGACCTCGTCGCACGCGACAAGGCGGGGGTGCTCTGGCTCTACCTCGGCAGGGGCGACGGCACGTTCGCCGCCCGCAAGCAGATCGGCGGCGGCTGGCAGGCCTACACGGACACCATCGGCATCGGCGACGCCAACCGCGACGGCCGGCCCGACCTGTACGCGTACGGCCCCGGCAACACCGGCTGGTTCTACGCGGGAACGGGCAACTGGCGAGCCCCCTTCGCCCCCCGCGCCACCAGCCCGGCCCTGACCGGCAACCCGGCGTACAACCACGTCTCCTGACCCGCCCGAACCCCGCACCGCCGCGGCGGATGCGGGCCCTCCGAACCGGAAGGCCCGCATCCGCCGCGGCGGCCTCGTCGCTCCTCACGCTCCCTGCCCGCCGGCCTTGACCTCAAGTCCGGTTGAGGTACCACACTCGGCGCATGGAGACCACGACCAGCAGCACCATCCTCTTCCGCAACACCATGCGCATCACCGACGGCCACCTCGCCGGCTTCCGCGAGGCCGTCACGCAGGCCGTGACGTTCGCCCGCGACCACGGCCCGCAGCTCATGGTGGAGGTCTTCGTCGACGAGGAACGGATGCTGGCACACAGCTTCCAGCTCTACCGCGACTCGGACGCCGTCCGGACCCACTGGCGACTGTCGGACCCGTACATCCGCGGGGTGATGGACCACTGCACCGTGCAGCACTTCGAGGTCTTCGGCGACCCCGACGACGACATCCTCACCGCCCTCCGCACCCCCGGCGGCGAGTCCTTCCCCTTCACCGTCTCGCCCCGCCTCACGGGCTTCAACCGCCTGCCGGCGGCCTGACGGGGGGCGGCGCGCTGCGGCGGACTCCGTCGCGGTGCCGAGGAGTGACGCCGTCACGTGACTGACCGTCTGCGCCCGCTCGTTGCGGCGGCAGGCCCGGCCGGACGCCACACGGTCGGCGACGAACGCGACCTCACCACCAGGACCGCATGCCCCGGTTGCGCGCAACCGGGGCGCAGCAACCTGGCCACGCAATTTCGCGCAACCCGCCACCGCACGCGCAGCGCTCAGAACATGCTGATACCTCCACCCCGAGAGGAGCCCCGGCATGACGCTCAGGTTCATCGGCACCACCAGCGAACACGGCAACTGCCCCACCCTGTACGAGGTCGAAGAGACCGGCGACCTCGTCGTCCAGGGCGACGAGATCGACGCCGGGCACCGCGCCCAGCTCCGCGACCTCGGCGTCGCCGAGACCGCCGTCGTCATCCCCCGCGAGCTGCTCACCCGCTTCGCCCCCAAGGAGTAGCCCGTGCCCGCCCTGGTCCCCTTCGAGGAGATCACCCACCTGTTCGCCGACTTCCAGCACACCGCGTTCCGGCTGGAGACTCGCCACGGCTACGCAACCGACCGGGCAGGCGCCCGGTTCCAGGCGTTCCTCCGCGGCACCCACCCCGCCCCGGAACCGGATCACCCGTGGAACGTGAACGTGCGCGAGAAGACAGCGGCCGGCGCCCGGTTCACCCGCGTCCGCCTCGTCGACGACCCACCCACCGACGGGCAGCGGTTCCTCATGGCCACCGCAGCGGGGAACACCGAGGCGGGCGAGAGCATCCGCGTCCTCGGCCGCGCGGCCGCCCGCGGGCTGGGCCTGCCCGACTTCGACTTCTGGCTCTTCGACTCCCGCACCCTCGTGCGCATGCACATCGACGAGGACGACGTCACGGTCGGAGTCGAGGTCGTCGACGACCACGAGCAGGTGCTCGCCGCCTGCCGCGCCCGAGATGCAGCCTGGTCCGCCGCAGTCCCCACTGACCTGGTCTGGACGCGGGTACGGTCCACCGTGTGAGCACGGACTTCCAGACAGGCAGGCAGGCCCTCGGCGCACGGCTTCGCGAGCTGCGCGAGGACGCAGGCCTGACCGGGAAGGACCTGGCCGAACGGCTGGGCTGGCAGCGCTCCAAGGTCAGCAGACTGGAGACGGGGAAGCAGACGGCGTCCGCTGTGGACCTCGAGTCCTGGGCGGACGCCGTCGGCGTACCCGAGCAGGCTCCGGACCTCCGCTCCCGTCTGCGCGGCCTGGAGTCCCAGCAGCGTTCGTGGCGCCGACAGCTCGCCGCCGGGCACCGGCCCGTGCAGGAGCGGTACGTCGTCGAGTACCAGGGTGCCGCGAACGCGCGAGGCTACGAGGCCACGGTGATCCCCGGCCTGTTCCAGACGGCCGAGTACGCCCGGCACCTGCTTGCCCAGGGTGCCGAGCTGATGCGCTCGCCCCGGGACACGGACGCCGCCGTCGCCGCGCGGATGCGCCGGCAGGAAGTGCTGTACGAACCCGGACGCCTGTACCGGGTGCTCGTGTGGGAAGGCGCGCTGCACGTCCTGATCTGCCCGCCCGCCGTCATGGCCGGGCAGCTGGACCGGCTGGTGAGCCTGATCGGGACGAGCACGGTGGAGTTCGGGATCGTGCCGTTCGGGCGGCAGATGCCCCTGACGGCGAAGCACGGGTTCTGGATCTTCGGCGGGGACAAGGTCGTCGTCGAGACCATCAACACCGAGCTGACCTACGACAGCGCCGAGGACGTCGACCTGTACGGCCGGGTCTGGGAGCAGCTGCACGACGCCGCCGTGCACGGGCCGCAGGCGCACCGGCTGATCGCGAGGGCGCGGGCCGGCTTGGCCGGTTGAGCAACCGGCCGCAATCGCCGCGGGGTCCGCGCAATCCGGCGCAACCGGCCCGCCGCCGCGGGGGCGCCGCTCCTACCGTCCTCGGTATGGACGCCCACATCCGCCCCTCGGGGGCTGCCGGCGCGGGTACGGACGGCTGGTGCCACTGGCACAAGGGCCCGTCCGGCTCCGCGGAGTTCGTCGACGTGCTGGAGCGCCAGTCCGGCCCGCCGATCGAGTTGTACGCCTGCGCCCCGTGCCGCGAGCAGCGCGGCCTCGTCCCCGCGCCCGGCCGGGTGGGAGCATGAACGCGCAGCGGCACTGGTCCCCGATCCTGGACGACATCCCGCCCGTCCGTATCCCGAGCCCCTGCTGGGCAGCGCACCCCGCGCGGTACCTGAACTGCACGCGTCCCCCAGGGCACAGCGGAGACCACGAGGACTGCTACGACGAGGTTCGCTGGACGAACACCGGCCGGGACCCGCAGTGGTGACCCCGGCGCTCCCGTTCACGCCGCATGCCGGACCCGGGAGATCCCGCCGGCGTCCGCCCTCACGACGGAAGCATGGAGCGGGCGATCCTGCTTCGCCTGCGGCCGCCCGCTCACCGTGGGGGCCGTCCACGTCGGCCGCGCCATGGGCAGGAGCGGCGTGCACGACATCGGCGCCGAGGTGTTCGCCTGCCCCTGAGCCTCCCGCCCGGGCCGTTCCGTCACGAGGTGCGGGAACGGAGCCCCGATCGCGTCCGCGATCTATAGCAAGGAGTCGACCAGCGGGCAACGTTTCTGGGACTAGCAGCTCATGGGGCATGAGGCCCGCCGCTGCTCTGTCGTACCTTGGGCGCGTGAGGCGCAGACGTGTCCCCCTCCGCGCTTGAGATACGCCGCTCGATGCCCTCCGAGTGCGCGGGGGGACTGCCTCACGCATCGGTGATCGCCGAGCGGACCGGCATGGGCCGCTCGTTCCAGCATGAGATCGGGTACGGCAGCGTCGCGGCCGTGAGTGACCGCCCGCGTTGATGTCAGACGTGGATGTCAAAGGCCCCCAGCCTGAACCGGCTGGGGGCCTTCGCACTGGTGGGCGCGGACGGTTTCGAACCGCCGACATCTGCTTTGTAAGAGCAGCGCTCTACCCCTGAGCTACGCACCCGTGGATGAGGCAACACCCTACATGGCGCACCGCGCGCACCTCCAAACCGTTGAAGGGGCGGGGCCGGGTGCTGGGGGTAGCCCCACCTCGGGGAGGGTGGGTCGCCGCATCGATCCAGGGTGGTGGGTGTACGTAGCGTGAGGAGGGTCAGTCGGTAGGGACCTTCAGGGGGAAGCATTCTCATGCGCTACGTGTCGGGTGGGCGTCGTCGGGTGGGGCGGGTCGGGGTCGCCGTGGGCGGGGTCGTGCTGGTCGCGGGGGCGGTGGGCGGGTGCGGGAGCAGCGGGGCGGAGGACGCCCCCGTGGAGAGCAGGGCCTTCCCGTTCAGCGGGACGTCGCTAACGATCGCGTCCGACAACAGTGCGCTGGAGATCGTCGCGGCGGATGTCCGGGACGTCGAGGTCACGCGGCAGGTGGACGGCTGGGTGGTCTTCGGGAACGGGCCCGAGAAGTCCTGGCGGCTGGAGGACGGGAAGCTCGCGCTGAAGGTCCGTTGCGAGGGTCTGGTGAGCAACTGCGGGGGCCGTCACACGGTCAGGGTGCCGAAGGGCGTCGCGGTGACGGTCGAGGACGACAACGGCGGCGTGACGGCGAGCGGCTTCACCACGGCGCTGAAGATCACCTCGGACAACGGGAAGGTGGAGGTTCGGGACTCCAGCGGCCCGCTCGACCTCTACACCGACAACGGCGGGGTGGTCACCGAGCGTGTCACCTCGACGACCGTGAAGGCCGGGTCCGACAACGGGGCGGTCCGGTTGCGGCTGGACGCGGTGCCCGAGCGGGTGGAGGCGGTCAGCGACAACGGCGGGGTGGAGATCGGCCTTCCGGGCGCCGGTGCGCCGTACGCGGTGACCGCGAGGAGCGACAACGGGGACGTCGACGTGTCCGTTCCCAGGGACGACGCCAGCGACCGTGTGGTGTCCGCCCGCAGCGACAACGGCAAAGTGGTGGTGCGTACCGCGAACTAACGGACCCGTGTGTTCGTCCTTCTGGTGGGAGTATTGACCCGGAACGGGCAACGTCAGGGCGGACACGGCACGGGAGAGGGATGTGACGGCGAGACTCGCGCGGCGGCATCACGAGCCAAGGGCGCGCGCCGTCCGTGACGTCCTGGGACTGATGCTGCTGCCCGTGCCTCTGCTCGCCGTCGCGACGGCGGGCGCGTTCGCCGGTGGCGGCACCCGGCGGTGGTTCGGCGGGGGGCGTGGCGAGAGCCAGCGGGCCGACGCGCAGGCCGCGAAGGACGCGGCGGCGGCCGCCTTCTACGAGTTGGACACGGCGCAGCGTGATCTGCGGATCTCGATCGAGACGATCAGCGCGGTGGACAGCTCGCCGGCGGCCCGGCAGGCGGTGGAGGGTTTCGCGGCGCTGGGGCGGCGTATCGACGAGGTAAGTCACGCGTACATCACCGCCGTCGACGCGCACGACCTCGACCGCGACGACCTGGAGGCGTCGGCGGCCGCTCAGGCGCGGACGCAGCTGAACGGCGCCAAGGACGAGCTCGTACGGGTCAAGGGCGAGCTGGACCGCTTCGGGCAGGGGCTCGGGCCGCTGCTCGACAAGGCGGAGACGCAGCTCGCCCGGCTCGCGCCCGCCGTGGAGCGGGCTCGGCAGGCGCTTCTCGCGGCGAGCACCGCTCTCGACGCGGCGCGGGGCTCCGGTCTGCGGGCGGACGATCTCGCCGCGCGGCTGGCCGCGCTCGGCCCCGAGCTGACGAAGCTCAACGAGGGTGCCGGGCGCCACGGCGTCCCGGAGACGCTTCAGCGGGCCGACCGTGTGCTGCGTGACGCCGAGGCGGTGCGGATCGAGGCGGAGCGGCTGCCCGAGCGCGCCGCCGAGATCGACAAGCGGCTGGTGTCGCTGCGCACCCGCGCGCAGGCCCTGACCACCCGGACGGAACAGGTCGATCCGGTGCTCAGCGAGCTGCGTCGGCGTTTCACGGCGGCGTGCTGGCAGGACCTCCAGCCGGTGCCGGAGCAGGCCGCGCTCAGTGTGCGCAGGGCGGAGGAGAAGCTGAAGGAGGCCGGCACGGCGCGCGAGGAGCAGCGCTGGCCGGACGCGACGGCTCTGCTCTCCACGGTGCGCGCCCTGCTGAACAGCACCGACGAGGCGGTCTCGGCGGCCGGGGACCGTCTGCAGCGCCTCAACGCCGTGTCGAAGGATCCGCAGCAGGAGATCGAGCGGACCCGGTTCGCGATCCGTGACGCCCAGCGTCTGGCGATGGCCGGCCGGCACACACCGGACCCGCGGCACGCCCGT
It encodes the following:
- a CDS encoding dehydrogenase, with the translated sequence MTSDQPPLCPSCAEPMRFGGFALCRREEDGKRVCRGVWGCPARHVWWQWADRPGDVPEPCPHPELLGW
- a CDS encoding SAM-dependent methyltransferase, producing the protein MSDHDPQLAAADIRARIDTSKPHSARFWNYFVGGKDNYQVDRDTGEQIKDIFPGLVDVARTSRQFLGRAVRHLAGEQGVRQFLDIGTGLPTADNTHEVAQRTAPDSRIVYVDNDPMVLAHARALLTSTPEGKTAYLDADLYSPDDILKAAADTLDFSQPVALIILNTLGHVADHEEARRLVSRLMAGLPSGSYLVISDSTATSDGMIAASNAYNESGAIPYHVRPVEQIAGFFDGLEIVEPGVVPVTEWRADADSAYDGPAVDAYGAVARKP
- a CDS encoding sulfite exporter TauE/SafE family protein; translated protein: MTWADGLLGFAAGLLISVVTAPVGVSGAVFLLPVQVSLLGVPSPAVTPTNLLYNVVAGPGALLRHRGSGQLRGPLTRLLVAGAVPGVVAGAAVRVYAVPGPVVFRLFVAALLLPLGVWLCARTLRPARPAVAPTTPAGRPPSGSGGEPSPRATTFLAAAVGVVGGIYGIGGGSLLGPLLVGRGMPVARVAPAALACTFVTSVVGAAAYALLALTTPGSVAPDWFLGVACGLGGLAGGYLGARLQPRLPETGLRLLLGVMAVGTGLLYAVQALR
- a CDS encoding precorrin-3B C(17)-methyltransferase, translating into MPLPRVASAALALVLLGLTVSGCADPASEPRASGPGPAVRGSGEPKGFCPLPEEQPAAPSPCITFDWNQRQKENHGYREPVPITEEQRRDAAPRAEALAAVLKRLAGTGTTQDGLRAAAAGALGLPEERIELRVHSFDPLRDALVGGGEGKVCVNGGVGSTGTASAEVIGRTKDGTCLPGLGGH
- a CDS encoding excalibur calcium-binding domain-containing protein; protein product: MVFLIGLAAGPDGEAATDNAASSKAAPAPTVTATVTATADAPAPAATETVTATPEPAPEVTVTATRTVRVTVAPAGGGGGDDDGSGGSGSGGGAVSYANCTAVRAAGADPIRAGDPGYGRHLDRDGDGVGCE
- a CDS encoding PH domain-containing protein; the encoded protein is MALFGNAHTVNPGQAQQDYARLLGHGEQVQAAYQLIRDTIIFTDRRLLLVDKQGITGRKTEYHSIPYRSITHFAVETAGTFDLDAELKIWISGMPAPVEKTFTKGVDIYEVQGILTQFVAR
- a CDS encoding SDR family oxidoreductase: MKFAVLGGTGLIGSQVVKNLGAAGHEAVPHSPSTGVDLISGAGVAEAVTGADVVVNLTNSPTFDDASPAFFRTSMENLLDASARAGVGHAVVLSIVGVDQVPELSYYRAKTLQEDLLKAGPIPYSIVRATQFMEFVDAVLSWTADGDTVRLPRTPIQPIAAADVAAAVTEVAAGAPLNGVLDVGGPDVYPLDDLGRLTLSAKGDKRSVVTDDSAGMFAAVRGDVLTTRDGARIAATRYTDWLA